From Streptosporangium album, the proteins below share one genomic window:
- a CDS encoding Tn3 family transposase yields the protein MIVTDTASYSGIVFGLLTLAGFAYAPQPADLPDQKMWRIDRTADYGAGPAKLELPGVGVMWGKTGGRYGYLTGIGGVRNAADTGEPPRTLVYSYNSVDAKSEGEKPRTLKIIMAAFS from the coding sequence ATGATCGTCACGGACACCGCCTCGTACTCCGGCATCGTGTTCGGGCTGCTCACCCTGGCCGGGTTCGCGTACGCGCCGCAGCCGGCGGACCTGCCTGACCAGAAGATGTGGCGCATCGACCGCACCGCCGACTACGGCGCCGGACCGGCCAAGCTGGAACTGCCCGGCGTGGGGGTCATGTGGGGCAAGACCGGTGGCCGGTACGGCTATCTCACCGGCATCGGCGGGGTCCGGAACGCGGCCGACACGGGCGAGCCGCCCCGCACGCTCGTCTACTCCTACAACTCGGTGGACGCCAAGTCCGAGGGCGAGAAGCCGAGGACACTCAAGATCATCATGGCCGCGTTCTCCTGA